From the genome of Candidozyma auris chromosome 2, complete sequence, one region includes:
- the RPS19A gene encoding 40S ribosomal protein eS19, with protein sequence MPGVSVRDVPAQDFINAYAQFLQRQGKLEVPGYVELVKTSAGNELPPQESETWFYKRAASAARHIYLRKHVGVGKLNKLYGGSINRGFRPHKHADASGSINRKVVQALEKIGVVEISPKGGRKISENGQRDLDRIAAQTLEEDDE encoded by the exons ATGCCAGGTGTTTCCGTAAG AGACGTTCCAGCTCAAGACTTCATCAACGCCTACGCTCAGTTCTTGCAGCGTCAGGGTAAGTTGGAAGTTCCAGGTTACGTTGAGCTCGTTAAGACCTCCGCTGGTAACGAGTTGCCACCCCAGGAATCCGAGACCTGGTTCTACAAGAGAGCTGCTTCCGCTGCTAGACACATCTACTTGAGAAAGCACGTTGGTGTCGGtaagttgaacaagttgtaCGGTGGTTCCATCAACAGAGGTTTCAGACCACACAAGCACGCCGACGCTTCTGGAtccatcaacagaaaggTTGTGCaggctttggagaagattggtgttgttgagaTTTCTCCAAAGGGTGGTAGAAAGATCTCTGAGAACGGTCAGAGAGACTTGGACCGTATTGCTGCTCAaactttggaagaagatgacgagTAA